TTGATGGTTAGTATTTACCCAAGTATAGGAAAATTCAGATATGTTTTCGTGTCACTGCACAAAGCATGATAGCAGCTAACCTccaaaaattgtaaaagaataaaagaaagtaaACAAAGTTACAGCCAAATAGTTTTGGCTTTCTGTTTACTTTGGTCTCCTCACCCTGCTTTTTCCTTCCTCAATTGAAGTATCTGATCACTAGCTTTCGGATGAAGCAGTTTCTCCTTATTCTGTTCCCCCCTTTTCCCTCCTAACTGTACTTATAGTTGGTTATTAACTTATTTCTTCAATGCAGAATACAATTGTAATGTTCCTTCTCCTTCCATGAATTTCCACCACTTATTTCAAGGAATGAAAGTAGCACCATCATGAACAGGGAAGTGGGTGACTAGTTGTGCACTGCTAGGCCTATGCTGGTCCCCTTGCTCAAAGGATACAAACGAATTATTGTAGAATTCAATAAACCCAGTGCTTTTATGATTAGTTACCTCATGCACACTTTCACCGTTTAGTTTAGCAGAATACGAGTCTTTCATGAGTGAACCACATTGTCTAGGCTGTGTCTGATAGAAAACTTTGGAGACCACCAACTCCCCTTCCTTCTCCTCTTCATTATTGCCAAGGTGGTACTGATGCATCACCCAGTTTGTCTTCTCAGGCTTTCTTTGTTTTCTGTAGTTGGTGTAAAGCacaagaattttcttgtacCCTTTTAACTTGCCACTGATGTAGACTGGCCTAGTCTTACCTGTTTTGTGCCACCGTGTCTCACTGCCATCAGCATCCGTATGCacctttctccttttccttgttCCTGTCGTGTATGCTTTCGAAGGCCTGTGAAAGAAATGTCGGATCAACCCATCTTTGCCAACTCCTGCAGTAGAGTTCATCAAAACATTAAGATGTTAAATTACATCAAAGTTATGAAGACCTTTCTTGTGCCAGATCATGGAACAGAAACAGTAGTAAACGCAAGGTTTGGTTGCACGCATTTTTCCCACAATAAAATAGAAGTAGTTGTAAAATGGATAACATGATGTTGTCAATGGTCACATCTTCTGCACAAAAGTGTGAATTCAGCAAAGGTCATGCTTTCTCAGTTTGAAGTTGCTGAAGTTTAAAGGAAACAAACATATCTAACCATATATCTTAAGGAACTATatgcaaaaataatattcttaatATTGTTGAATGAGTGAGAGAAAAATGGAAATGAATAATCACAAAGTGGCTTGTATTAAATTACCTGGTAACTTCTCTGGATGGGTGCAGCAGATTCCATTCTCCCCTTCA
This region of Vigna unguiculata cultivar IT97K-499-35 chromosome 5, ASM411807v1, whole genome shotgun sequence genomic DNA includes:
- the LOC114185617 gene encoding NAC domain-containing protein 73-like, encoding MTQCSYPENNHTVIVERHKDNFIRTCPTCGHHVKCQEQAAGIHDLPGLPAGVKFDPTDQEILEHLEAKVRSDIHKLHPLIDEFIPTLEGENGICCTHPEKLPGVGKDGLIRHFFHRPSKAYTTGTRKRRKVHTDADGSETRWHKTGKTRPVYISGKLKGYKKILVLYTNYRKQRKPEKTNWVMHQYHLGNNEEEKEGELVVSKVFYQTQPRQCGSLMKDSYSAKLNGESVHEVTNHKSTGFIEFYNNSFVSFEQGDQHRPSSAQLVTHFPVHDGATFIP